Proteins found in one Magnolia sinica isolate HGM2019 chromosome 5, MsV1, whole genome shotgun sequence genomic segment:
- the LOC131247107 gene encoding uncharacterized protein LOC131247107, translating to MAKGKKKALPVSIAEPDLSRQLRSSSLLHAKLALIGPSQRSRSRGDPFGLGSNDVPDILNNFDRGCKELFIVGKKSQKPSAHLLTLKQGNRESPKDFISRFNEEALQVDNYNDKMALSTMISSLKEGRFLFSIGKNPPTTLTKLISRAQKYTNTEEFFSLRKNSQTAESSKGKRQRDDTLQQVDKRRLDDNTIQDRRSSRKPERKFHTYTPLDTSPEQILLVIRDQRLLHWLSCMKTDADHNTSDCVDLKDEIETLICKGHLRQYMKEEKQAQKDDQPRRAEEEATEIQTIYGGPSGGGDLNQAYKAYSRSTDPEHYIHLAKRLRKELRVNPCSLTFMEDDAWGIQHPHDDTLVVVMTIANRKVYRILVDIGCSTDILYSKAFDKMGIDRSRLQPVKTPLHEFVGDKVIFKGAIFLPVTLLVDFLVVNVPSMHNVILGQSFLNAMRAVVSMYHLMIKFLANGGVGYVQGDQREARRCYSIAVRKGSAKQALIINMLDPRDSAEDSLTKDLVTVLLKDADPSRIV from the exons ATggcgaaaggaaagaagaaggcaCTCCCGGTCTCGATCGCGGAACCCGATCTGAGCAGGCAACTGCGATCATCCTCGCTACTCCATGCAAAGTTAGCTCTAATAGGGCCATCTCAAAGGTCCCGGAGTCGAGGAG ATCCATTcggccttggaagcaatgatgtgCCAGACATTCTCAATAACTTTGATAGGGGTTGCAAGGAATTG TTTATCGTCGGTAAGAAGAGCCAGAAGCCGTCCgctcacttactgacccttaaaCAAGGGAACAGAGAATCGCCAAAGGACTTCATTTCTCGCTTCAACGAGGAAGCTTTGCAAGTAGACAACTACAACGACAAGATGGCACTATCCACTATGATTAGCAGCCTCAAGGAAGGACGGTTCCTCTTTTCTATAGGGAAGAATCCACCAACCACCCTGACCAAACTCATCAGCCGAGCACAGAAATATACCAACACTGAGGAATTCTTCAGTTTGCGGAAGAATTCCCAAACCGCAGAGTCTTCCAAAGGGAAGAGGCAAAGAGATGATACACTGCAGCAGGTGGATAAGAGAAGATTGGATGACAACACTATTCAGGACAGGAGGTCGAGCAGAAAACCCGAGAGGAAGTTCCACACATACACCCCTCTCGACACGTCTCCCGAGCAGATTCTACTGGTCATCCGAGACCAGAGATTACTGCATTGGCTGAGCTGTATGAAGACCGATGCAG ACCACAATACCAGTGACTGCGTCGACCTGAAAGATGAAATTGAGACCCTCATTTGCAAGGGTCATCTTCGGCAGTatatgaaagaagaaaaacaggCTCAGAAAGACGATCAACCTCGCCGAGCTGAGGAAGAAGCCACAGAGATCCAGACGATCTATGGTGGCCCATCCGGTGGCGGAGATTTAAACCAAGCTTATAAGGCTTACTCCAGGAGCACTGACCCCGAGCATTACATCCACTTGGCTAAAAGGCTGAGGAAAGAGCTCCGAGTAAACCCTTGCAGCCTCACCTTTATGGAAGATGATGCGTGGGGAATCCAGCATCCCCATGATGACACCTTAGTCGTGGTGATGACGATAGCCAATCGCAAAGTCTACCGCATACTGGTTGACATTGGGTGCTCGACTGATATACTTTACTCcaaagcatttgataaaatggGGATAGACCGGTCGCGCCTCCAACCTGTGAAGACCCCACTACACGAATTTGTCGGAGACAAGGTAATTTTTAAGGGTGCCATTTTCCTCCCCGTGACTTTGCTAGTGGATTTCCTGGTTGTAAACGTGCCATCGATGCACAATGTCATCCTGGGGCAGTCGTTCCTTAATGCAATGAGGGCGGTTGTCTCCATGTATCATCTGATGATAAAATTCCTGGCTAATGGAGGGGTTGGATATGTCCAAGGAGACCAGCGCGAGGCGCGAAGGTGCTACTCGATAGCAGTGAGAAAGGGCTCAGCAAAACAGGCCCTCATTATAAACATGCTCGACCCCAGGGACTCTGCAGAAGATTCCCTCACCAAGGACTTGGTGACTGTCCTGCTCAAGGACGCGGATCCGAGCAGAATAGTTTAG